The following proteins are encoded in a genomic region of Leucoraja erinacea ecotype New England chromosome 23, Leri_hhj_1, whole genome shotgun sequence:
- the LOC129708118 gene encoding transmembrane protein 238-like, with amino-acid sequence MLRGVGRCPALFWAAVALDVAGLSLLLIGIFGKVQVKSRGVGDCFIYSGAIIVFLSLIWWLSWCTGNIEVSLEELERGAMHKGNGLAKLTSKFSERLAAKRQLSPAEGEKGLGEMSTVNAWDVARLYGEVSAQQQQRQEARYVELNSVRPPRLSHMKLQRGERLV; translated from the coding sequence ATGTTGAGAGGCGTTGGGAGGTGTCCCGCCTTGTTCTGGGCGGCGGTTGCTTTGGACGTGGCTGGGTTGTCCCTTCTGTTGATTGGCATCTTTGGCAAGGTGCAGGTGAAGAGCAGGGGGGTGGGAGACTGCTTCATCTACAGCGGGGCCATCATCGTCTTCCTCAGCCTTATCTGGTGGCTGTCCTGGTGCACGGGCAACATCGAGGTCTCTCTGGAGGAGCTGGAGAGAGGCGCCATGCACAAGGGCAACGGCCTGGCCAAACTCACCAGCAAGTTCAGCGAAAGGTTGGCCGCCAAGAGGCAACTTTCCCCGGCGGAGGGCGAGAAGGGTCTGGGCGAGATGTCTACGGTCAACGCCTGGGACGTGGCCAGACTGTATGGCGAGGTGTCggcgcagcagcagcagaggcaAGAGGCGAGATACGTGGAGCTCAACAGTGTGAGGCCGCCCCGCTTATCGCACATGAAGCTGCAGAGGGGAGAGAGGCTGGTGTAA
- the LOC129708119 gene encoding phosphoinositide-interacting protein-like isoform X1 has protein sequence MKGIYKVPGKLASTSDTMMKSSSTEITNLGMQSCSESKDLLTSHGGSTIYSSSRSVSIWTSEPQNTCEVYHKPIIVMSVGGAFFILGSITTGLFFAQITKKTCNILGPAFLSIGIMFLIFGLVWFPILKEKRQKRSASRYLRKQKSTFFTL, from the exons atgaaaggcataTATAAG GTACCGGGTAAGCTGGCATCCACCTCAGATACAATGATGAAATCAAGTTCAACCGAGATCACAAACCTAGGCATGCAGTCATGCTCTGAGTCCAAAGATCTGTTGACTAGCCATGGAGGAAGCACCATCTACAGCAGCTCCAGAAGTGTATCCATTTGGACCTCAGAGCCACAGAACACCTGTGAGGTTTATCATAAACCTATCATTGTCATGTCAGTAGGAGGAGCATTTTTTATTCTGGGTTCCATAACAACTGGCCTGTTCTTTGCACAGATCACCAAGAAAACCTGCAATATACTGggaccagcatttttgtctatcggaATTATGTTTCTCATTTTTGGATTGGTCTGGTTCCCTATTCTCAAGGAAAAGCGACAAAAGAGGTCAGCGTCTCGATATCTCAGGAAACAAAAGTCAACATTTTTTACCTTGTGA
- the LOC129708119 gene encoding phosphoinositide-interacting protein-like isoform X2 — protein sequence MMKSSSTEITNLGMQSCSESKDLLTSHGGSTIYSSSRSVSIWTSEPQNTCEVYHKPIIVMSVGGAFFILGSITTGLFFAQITKKTCNILGPAFLSIGIMFLIFGLVWFPILKEKRQKRSASRYLRKQKSTFFTL from the coding sequence ATGATGAAATCAAGTTCAACCGAGATCACAAACCTAGGCATGCAGTCATGCTCTGAGTCCAAAGATCTGTTGACTAGCCATGGAGGAAGCACCATCTACAGCAGCTCCAGAAGTGTATCCATTTGGACCTCAGAGCCACAGAACACCTGTGAGGTTTATCATAAACCTATCATTGTCATGTCAGTAGGAGGAGCATTTTTTATTCTGGGTTCCATAACAACTGGCCTGTTCTTTGCACAGATCACCAAGAAAACCTGCAATATACTGggaccagcatttttgtctatcggaATTATGTTTCTCATTTTTGGATTGGTCTGGTTCCCTATTCTCAAGGAAAAGCGACAAAAGAGGTCAGCGTCTCGATATCTCAGGAAACAAAAGTCAACATTTTTTACCTTGTGA